The following are encoded in a window of Struthio camelus isolate bStrCam1 chromosome Z, bStrCam1.hap1, whole genome shotgun sequence genomic DNA:
- the TTC39B gene encoding tetratricopeptide repeat protein 39B isoform X3: MELENFEDAFENIPVASKMDLKCALEECSMALNLFLNNKFSEALELLRPWSKDSMYHALGYSTILVMQAAMTFEQQDIQMGISTMKEALQTCQRFRKRSTVVESLSNLVSKQPVDQLSEEEMHAEICYAECLLQKAALTFVQDENMINFIKGGLKIRTSYQIYKECHQVLQMTQGNKSKNETYHQFEGGVKLGIGAFNLMLSLLPGRILRLLEFIGFSGNRELGLHQLREGASGSSLRAILCTFTLLVYHTYVSLILGTGEANLHEADSLLEPYLQKFPNGSIILFYAARIDILKGNFEKAQITFRECIAAQQEWKQIHHLCYWELMWCYTFQQNWLQAYRYADLLSKESRWSKAIYVFQKAAILCMLPEDDVKGTGEDIVSLFRQVDGLKQRIAGKSIPTEKFAVRKARRYASSQPVKLILPALEMMYVWNGFAIVGKRADLTENLLVTIEKEETALQNETSRNEYYMDDVCMLQLLKGLCLKHLGRFMQAELCFNQVIQSEKQIKYDNYLVPFTLYELGLLYKHQDERGKAIRYIETAKNNYKEYSMESRLHFRIHAALDSLKATPASTP; the protein is encoded by the exons ggcatcTAAGATGGATCTTAAGTGTGCTCTGGAAGAATGTTCAATGGCActgaatttatttctaaataataagTTTTCTGAAGCCCTGGAACTACTTCGTCCATG GTCTAAAGATAGTATGTACCATGCCCTTGGGTACAGCACTATTTTAGTTATGCAAGCTGCTATGACCTTCGAACAGCAGGATATACAAATGGGGATTTCTACAATGAAGGAAGCTTTACAAACCTGCCAAAG ATTCAGGAAAAGAAGCACAGTGGTAGAATCCTTGTCCAATCTAGTTTCTAAACAGCCGGTGGATCAGTTAAGTGAAG AGGAAATGCATGCTGAAATCTGTTATGCTGAATGCTTGCTACAGAAAGCAGCTCTCACCTTTGTACAG GATGAAAATATGATCAACTTTATCAAAGGTGGTCTCAAAATTAGGACAAGTTACCAAATATACAA AGAATGTCATCAGGTGCTTCAGATGACTCAggggaacaaaagcaaaaatgaaacttaTCACCAATTTGAAGGAGGAGTAAAACTTGGAATAGGAGCATTCAATTTg ATGCTGTCACTTTTACCAGGAAGGATCCTTCGACTTCTAGAATTTATTGGATTTTCTGGCAATAGG GAGTTGGGCCTCCATCAGCTACGGGAAGGCGCATCCGGCAGCAGTTTGAGGGCCATTTTATGTACTTTCACCTTGTTGGTTTATCATACTTACGTCTCCTTAATCCTTG GTACAGGGGAAGCTAACCTTCATGAAGCAGATAGTCTCCTTGAACCCTACCTCCAGAAGTTTCCAAAC ggctccattattttattttatgctgctAGAATAGATATCCTGAAAGGAAACTTTGAAAAG GCGCAGATAACGTTCCGCGAATGCATAGCAGCCCAGCAAGAATGGAAACAGATTCACCATCTCTGCTACTGGGAGCTGATGTGGTGCTACACATTCCAGCAGAACTGGCTTCAGGCATATCGGTATGCAGACCTGCTCAGCAAAGAGAGCAGATGGTCCAAG gcAATATATGTATTCCAGAAAGCAGCAATTTTGTGTATGCTTCCAGAGGATGATGTGAAAGGGACTGGTGAGGACATTGTGTCTTTGTTCAG ACAAGTGGATGGTCTAAAACAGAGAATTGCAGGAAAATCTATCCCGACTGAGAAGTTCGCAGTGAGGAAAGCTCGACGCTATGCAAGTTCTCAACCAGTGAAGCTGATATTGCCTGCCTTG gAAATGATGTATGTCTGGAATGGCTTTGCAATTGTGGGCAAAAGAGCAGACCTCACTGAAAATTTGTTGGTAAcaattgaaaaagaagaaactgctcTACAAAATGAAACTA gTCGCAATGAATACTATATGGATGATGTGTGCATGTTGCAGTTACTGAAAGGTCTCTGTCTGAAGCACTTGGGAAGATTCATGCAAGCTGAACTGTGTTTCAATCAAGTAATTCAAAG TGAGAAGCAGATAAAATATGACAATTATTTGGTGCCATTCACACTGTATGAGTTGGGTCTTCTGTACAAACATCAGgatgagagaggaaaagcaaTAAGATACATAGAAACTGCAAA aaacaACTACAAAGAATACTCTATGGAGTCCAGATTACACTTCAGAATTCATGCCGCGCTTGACAGCTTGAAAGCGACTCCTGCTTCAACGCCTTGA
- the TTC39B gene encoding tetratricopeptide repeat protein 39B isoform X2, translated as MCGGKEQSERSSTYFYVRTVFTHLKLTELTLASKMDLKCALEECSMALNLFLNNKFSEALELLRPWSKDSMYHALGYSTILVMQAAMTFEQQDIQMGISTMKEALQTCQRFRKRSTVVESLSNLVSKQPVDQLSEEEMHAEICYAECLLQKAALTFVQDENMINFIKGGLKIRTSYQIYKECHQVLQMTQGNKSKNETYHQFEGGVKLGIGAFNLMLSLLPGRILRLLEFIGFSGNRELGLHQLREGASGSSLRAILCTFTLLVYHTYVSLILGTGEANLHEADSLLEPYLQKFPNGSIILFYAARIDILKGNFEKAQITFRECIAAQQEWKQIHHLCYWELMWCYTFQQNWLQAYRYADLLSKESRWSKAIYVFQKAAILCMLPEDDVKGTGEDIVSLFRQVDGLKQRIAGKSIPTEKFAVRKARRYASSQPVKLILPALEMMYVWNGFAIVGKRADLTENLLVTIEKEETALQNETSRNEYYMDDVCMLQLLKGLCLKHLGRFMQAELCFNQVIQSEKQIKYDNYLVPFTLYELGLLYKHQDERGKAIRYIETAKNNYKEYSMESRLHFRIHAALDSLKATPASTP; from the exons ggcatcTAAGATGGATCTTAAGTGTGCTCTGGAAGAATGTTCAATGGCActgaatttatttctaaataataagTTTTCTGAAGCCCTGGAACTACTTCGTCCATG GTCTAAAGATAGTATGTACCATGCCCTTGGGTACAGCACTATTTTAGTTATGCAAGCTGCTATGACCTTCGAACAGCAGGATATACAAATGGGGATTTCTACAATGAAGGAAGCTTTACAAACCTGCCAAAG ATTCAGGAAAAGAAGCACAGTGGTAGAATCCTTGTCCAATCTAGTTTCTAAACAGCCGGTGGATCAGTTAAGTGAAG AGGAAATGCATGCTGAAATCTGTTATGCTGAATGCTTGCTACAGAAAGCAGCTCTCACCTTTGTACAG GATGAAAATATGATCAACTTTATCAAAGGTGGTCTCAAAATTAGGACAAGTTACCAAATATACAA AGAATGTCATCAGGTGCTTCAGATGACTCAggggaacaaaagcaaaaatgaaacttaTCACCAATTTGAAGGAGGAGTAAAACTTGGAATAGGAGCATTCAATTTg ATGCTGTCACTTTTACCAGGAAGGATCCTTCGACTTCTAGAATTTATTGGATTTTCTGGCAATAGG GAGTTGGGCCTCCATCAGCTACGGGAAGGCGCATCCGGCAGCAGTTTGAGGGCCATTTTATGTACTTTCACCTTGTTGGTTTATCATACTTACGTCTCCTTAATCCTTG GTACAGGGGAAGCTAACCTTCATGAAGCAGATAGTCTCCTTGAACCCTACCTCCAGAAGTTTCCAAAC ggctccattattttattttatgctgctAGAATAGATATCCTGAAAGGAAACTTTGAAAAG GCGCAGATAACGTTCCGCGAATGCATAGCAGCCCAGCAAGAATGGAAACAGATTCACCATCTCTGCTACTGGGAGCTGATGTGGTGCTACACATTCCAGCAGAACTGGCTTCAGGCATATCGGTATGCAGACCTGCTCAGCAAAGAGAGCAGATGGTCCAAG gcAATATATGTATTCCAGAAAGCAGCAATTTTGTGTATGCTTCCAGAGGATGATGTGAAAGGGACTGGTGAGGACATTGTGTCTTTGTTCAG ACAAGTGGATGGTCTAAAACAGAGAATTGCAGGAAAATCTATCCCGACTGAGAAGTTCGCAGTGAGGAAAGCTCGACGCTATGCAAGTTCTCAACCAGTGAAGCTGATATTGCCTGCCTTG gAAATGATGTATGTCTGGAATGGCTTTGCAATTGTGGGCAAAAGAGCAGACCTCACTGAAAATTTGTTGGTAAcaattgaaaaagaagaaactgctcTACAAAATGAAACTA gTCGCAATGAATACTATATGGATGATGTGTGCATGTTGCAGTTACTGAAAGGTCTCTGTCTGAAGCACTTGGGAAGATTCATGCAAGCTGAACTGTGTTTCAATCAAGTAATTCAAAG TGAGAAGCAGATAAAATATGACAATTATTTGGTGCCATTCACACTGTATGAGTTGGGTCTTCTGTACAAACATCAGgatgagagaggaaaagcaaTAAGATACATAGAAACTGCAAA aaacaACTACAAAGAATACTCTATGGAGTCCAGATTACACTTCAGAATTCATGCCGCGCTTGACAGCTTGAAAGCGACTCCTGCTTCAACGCCTTGA
- the TTC39B gene encoding tetratricopeptide repeat protein 39B isoform X1 translates to MASVGNGTEGSSSGGGGEEEENFEDAFENIPVASKMDLKCALEECSMALNLFLNNKFSEALELLRPWSKDSMYHALGYSTILVMQAAMTFEQQDIQMGISTMKEALQTCQRFRKRSTVVESLSNLVSKQPVDQLSEEEMHAEICYAECLLQKAALTFVQDENMINFIKGGLKIRTSYQIYKECHQVLQMTQGNKSKNETYHQFEGGVKLGIGAFNLMLSLLPGRILRLLEFIGFSGNRELGLHQLREGASGSSLRAILCTFTLLVYHTYVSLILGTGEANLHEADSLLEPYLQKFPNGSIILFYAARIDILKGNFEKAQITFRECIAAQQEWKQIHHLCYWELMWCYTFQQNWLQAYRYADLLSKESRWSKAIYVFQKAAILCMLPEDDVKGTGEDIVSLFRQVDGLKQRIAGKSIPTEKFAVRKARRYASSQPVKLILPALEMMYVWNGFAIVGKRADLTENLLVTIEKEETALQNETSRNEYYMDDVCMLQLLKGLCLKHLGRFMQAELCFNQVIQSEKQIKYDNYLVPFTLYELGLLYKHQDERGKAIRYIETAKNNYKEYSMESRLHFRIHAALDSLKATPASTP, encoded by the exons ggcatcTAAGATGGATCTTAAGTGTGCTCTGGAAGAATGTTCAATGGCActgaatttatttctaaataataagTTTTCTGAAGCCCTGGAACTACTTCGTCCATG GTCTAAAGATAGTATGTACCATGCCCTTGGGTACAGCACTATTTTAGTTATGCAAGCTGCTATGACCTTCGAACAGCAGGATATACAAATGGGGATTTCTACAATGAAGGAAGCTTTACAAACCTGCCAAAG ATTCAGGAAAAGAAGCACAGTGGTAGAATCCTTGTCCAATCTAGTTTCTAAACAGCCGGTGGATCAGTTAAGTGAAG AGGAAATGCATGCTGAAATCTGTTATGCTGAATGCTTGCTACAGAAAGCAGCTCTCACCTTTGTACAG GATGAAAATATGATCAACTTTATCAAAGGTGGTCTCAAAATTAGGACAAGTTACCAAATATACAA AGAATGTCATCAGGTGCTTCAGATGACTCAggggaacaaaagcaaaaatgaaacttaTCACCAATTTGAAGGAGGAGTAAAACTTGGAATAGGAGCATTCAATTTg ATGCTGTCACTTTTACCAGGAAGGATCCTTCGACTTCTAGAATTTATTGGATTTTCTGGCAATAGG GAGTTGGGCCTCCATCAGCTACGGGAAGGCGCATCCGGCAGCAGTTTGAGGGCCATTTTATGTACTTTCACCTTGTTGGTTTATCATACTTACGTCTCCTTAATCCTTG GTACAGGGGAAGCTAACCTTCATGAAGCAGATAGTCTCCTTGAACCCTACCTCCAGAAGTTTCCAAAC ggctccattattttattttatgctgctAGAATAGATATCCTGAAAGGAAACTTTGAAAAG GCGCAGATAACGTTCCGCGAATGCATAGCAGCCCAGCAAGAATGGAAACAGATTCACCATCTCTGCTACTGGGAGCTGATGTGGTGCTACACATTCCAGCAGAACTGGCTTCAGGCATATCGGTATGCAGACCTGCTCAGCAAAGAGAGCAGATGGTCCAAG gcAATATATGTATTCCAGAAAGCAGCAATTTTGTGTATGCTTCCAGAGGATGATGTGAAAGGGACTGGTGAGGACATTGTGTCTTTGTTCAG ACAAGTGGATGGTCTAAAACAGAGAATTGCAGGAAAATCTATCCCGACTGAGAAGTTCGCAGTGAGGAAAGCTCGACGCTATGCAAGTTCTCAACCAGTGAAGCTGATATTGCCTGCCTTG gAAATGATGTATGTCTGGAATGGCTTTGCAATTGTGGGCAAAAGAGCAGACCTCACTGAAAATTTGTTGGTAAcaattgaaaaagaagaaactgctcTACAAAATGAAACTA gTCGCAATGAATACTATATGGATGATGTGTGCATGTTGCAGTTACTGAAAGGTCTCTGTCTGAAGCACTTGGGAAGATTCATGCAAGCTGAACTGTGTTTCAATCAAGTAATTCAAAG TGAGAAGCAGATAAAATATGACAATTATTTGGTGCCATTCACACTGTATGAGTTGGGTCTTCTGTACAAACATCAGgatgagagaggaaaagcaaTAAGATACATAGAAACTGCAAA aaacaACTACAAAGAATACTCTATGGAGTCCAGATTACACTTCAGAATTCATGCCGCGCTTGACAGCTTGAAAGCGACTCCTGCTTCAACGCCTTGA
- the TTC39B gene encoding tetratricopeptide repeat protein 39B isoform X4: protein MDLKCALEECSMALNLFLNNKFSEALELLRPWSKDSMYHALGYSTILVMQAAMTFEQQDIQMGISTMKEALQTCQRFRKRSTVVESLSNLVSKQPVDQLSEEEMHAEICYAECLLQKAALTFVQDENMINFIKGGLKIRTSYQIYKECHQVLQMTQGNKSKNETYHQFEGGVKLGIGAFNLMLSLLPGRILRLLEFIGFSGNRELGLHQLREGASGSSLRAILCTFTLLVYHTYVSLILGTGEANLHEADSLLEPYLQKFPNGSIILFYAARIDILKGNFEKAQITFRECIAAQQEWKQIHHLCYWELMWCYTFQQNWLQAYRYADLLSKESRWSKAIYVFQKAAILCMLPEDDVKGTGEDIVSLFRQVDGLKQRIAGKSIPTEKFAVRKARRYASSQPVKLILPALEMMYVWNGFAIVGKRADLTENLLVTIEKEETALQNETSRNEYYMDDVCMLQLLKGLCLKHLGRFMQAELCFNQVIQSEKQIKYDNYLVPFTLYELGLLYKHQDERGKAIRYIETAKNNYKEYSMESRLHFRIHAALDSLKATPASTP, encoded by the exons ATGGATCTTAAGTGTGCTCTGGAAGAATGTTCAATGGCActgaatttatttctaaataataagTTTTCTGAAGCCCTGGAACTACTTCGTCCATG GTCTAAAGATAGTATGTACCATGCCCTTGGGTACAGCACTATTTTAGTTATGCAAGCTGCTATGACCTTCGAACAGCAGGATATACAAATGGGGATTTCTACAATGAAGGAAGCTTTACAAACCTGCCAAAG ATTCAGGAAAAGAAGCACAGTGGTAGAATCCTTGTCCAATCTAGTTTCTAAACAGCCGGTGGATCAGTTAAGTGAAG AGGAAATGCATGCTGAAATCTGTTATGCTGAATGCTTGCTACAGAAAGCAGCTCTCACCTTTGTACAG GATGAAAATATGATCAACTTTATCAAAGGTGGTCTCAAAATTAGGACAAGTTACCAAATATACAA AGAATGTCATCAGGTGCTTCAGATGACTCAggggaacaaaagcaaaaatgaaacttaTCACCAATTTGAAGGAGGAGTAAAACTTGGAATAGGAGCATTCAATTTg ATGCTGTCACTTTTACCAGGAAGGATCCTTCGACTTCTAGAATTTATTGGATTTTCTGGCAATAGG GAGTTGGGCCTCCATCAGCTACGGGAAGGCGCATCCGGCAGCAGTTTGAGGGCCATTTTATGTACTTTCACCTTGTTGGTTTATCATACTTACGTCTCCTTAATCCTTG GTACAGGGGAAGCTAACCTTCATGAAGCAGATAGTCTCCTTGAACCCTACCTCCAGAAGTTTCCAAAC ggctccattattttattttatgctgctAGAATAGATATCCTGAAAGGAAACTTTGAAAAG GCGCAGATAACGTTCCGCGAATGCATAGCAGCCCAGCAAGAATGGAAACAGATTCACCATCTCTGCTACTGGGAGCTGATGTGGTGCTACACATTCCAGCAGAACTGGCTTCAGGCATATCGGTATGCAGACCTGCTCAGCAAAGAGAGCAGATGGTCCAAG gcAATATATGTATTCCAGAAAGCAGCAATTTTGTGTATGCTTCCAGAGGATGATGTGAAAGGGACTGGTGAGGACATTGTGTCTTTGTTCAG ACAAGTGGATGGTCTAAAACAGAGAATTGCAGGAAAATCTATCCCGACTGAGAAGTTCGCAGTGAGGAAAGCTCGACGCTATGCAAGTTCTCAACCAGTGAAGCTGATATTGCCTGCCTTG gAAATGATGTATGTCTGGAATGGCTTTGCAATTGTGGGCAAAAGAGCAGACCTCACTGAAAATTTGTTGGTAAcaattgaaaaagaagaaactgctcTACAAAATGAAACTA gTCGCAATGAATACTATATGGATGATGTGTGCATGTTGCAGTTACTGAAAGGTCTCTGTCTGAAGCACTTGGGAAGATTCATGCAAGCTGAACTGTGTTTCAATCAAGTAATTCAAAG TGAGAAGCAGATAAAATATGACAATTATTTGGTGCCATTCACACTGTATGAGTTGGGTCTTCTGTACAAACATCAGgatgagagaggaaaagcaaTAAGATACATAGAAACTGCAAA aaacaACTACAAAGAATACTCTATGGAGTCCAGATTACACTTCAGAATTCATGCCGCGCTTGACAGCTTGAAAGCGACTCCTGCTTCAACGCCTTGA